One Cellulomonas sp. NS3 genomic region harbors:
- a CDS encoding PQQ-like beta-propeller repeat protein, with protein MSPLSDLLTDLARSESHVAAVTHDGSAELRAVLTEARRAGRRRLAVTLTASAAAVALAVTASTLLREPTAPTPAGPDGTASAAPTPPATPAPTAPGLTRGRVAPHPQEPSIAWTMSSVDLVPGSDPANPPRIPSMGGSPYLGRVAFGAGGTTVLVLGDGTGPVHVVGVDAGSGVRRWSTDLVEERDEPGTHACGGVDSAGQLVCVGSTAGAGPVLQVVDLADGRVTREVATGFPVHSLVVAGDVAILRGFDDAGVERVTGVSTGTGEQLWVEAGKAPVTHTSTVSVGVDGGFALIGDDGDPRALDVRTGEEVSDALGLDLGRVLDVWVARPGTGVRLVHDATGPVVVHDAQDGAPLWELTAGRPAAIVPGTVLRVDGGAVFAHDERTGAIRWSVADGSGGGPVEVVAFDGQRVVLAHQDTDRRYTMLSAVDTSTGQTTWTLPVDARDVVLAGDRILLEHDGGRLTALTP; from the coding sequence ATGAGCCCGCTGAGCGACCTGCTCACCGACCTCGCGCGCAGCGAGTCGCACGTCGCCGCCGTCACGCACGACGGGTCCGCCGAGTTGCGTGCGGTCCTCACCGAGGCTCGCCGCGCCGGACGACGGCGGCTCGCGGTGACGCTCACCGCGTCGGCGGCCGCGGTCGCGCTCGCGGTGACCGCCTCGACGTTGCTGCGCGAGCCGACCGCACCGACGCCCGCGGGGCCGGACGGCACCGCGAGCGCCGCACCGACCCCGCCGGCGACCCCGGCGCCGACCGCTCCCGGGCTGACCCGGGGACGGGTGGCCCCGCACCCGCAGGAGCCCTCGATCGCCTGGACGATGTCGTCCGTGGACCTCGTGCCCGGGTCGGACCCGGCGAACCCGCCCCGGATCCCGTCGATGGGCGGCTCGCCGTACCTCGGTCGGGTCGCCTTCGGGGCGGGCGGCACGACCGTGCTCGTGCTGGGCGACGGCACGGGCCCCGTCCACGTCGTCGGGGTGGACGCCGGGTCGGGCGTCCGCCGCTGGTCGACGGACCTGGTCGAGGAGCGGGACGAGCCGGGGACGCACGCGTGCGGAGGCGTCGACAGCGCGGGGCAGCTCGTGTGCGTCGGGTCCACGGCCGGCGCCGGTCCGGTGCTGCAGGTGGTGGACCTCGCGGACGGCCGGGTGACCCGGGAGGTGGCGACGGGCTTTCCGGTCCACTCCCTCGTGGTGGCGGGCGACGTCGCGATCCTGCGCGGGTTCGACGACGCGGGCGTCGAGCGGGTGACGGGCGTCTCGACGGGCACCGGCGAGCAGCTGTGGGTCGAAGCCGGGAAGGCGCCGGTCACCCACACGTCGACCGTCTCGGTGGGCGTCGACGGTGGCTTCGCCCTGATCGGGGACGACGGTGATCCGCGTGCGCTCGACGTGCGGACCGGTGAGGAGGTCTCGGACGCGCTCGGGCTCGACCTCGGCCGGGTCCTCGACGTGTGGGTCGCTCGACCGGGCACCGGCGTGCGGCTCGTGCACGACGCCACGGGGCCGGTCGTCGTCCACGACGCCCAGGACGGGGCACCGCTGTGGGAGCTCACAGCCGGCAGGCCGGCGGCGATCGTCCCAGGGACGGTGCTGCGGGTCGACGGCGGCGCGGTGTTCGCTCACGACGAGCGCACGGGTGCGATCCGGTGGTCCGTGGCGGACGGCAGCGGCGGCGGCCCGGTCGAGGTCGTGGCCTTCGACGGGCAGCGGGTGGTGCTCGCGCACCAGGACACCGACCGCCGGTACACGATGCTGAGCGCCGTCGACACGTCGACCGGGCAGACGACCTGGACCCTCCCGGTCGACGCGCGCGACGTCGTCCTCGCCGGCGACCGGATCCTGCTCGAGCACGACGGCGGACGCCTCACGGCGTTGACGCCCTGA
- a CDS encoding RNA polymerase sigma factor codes for MNRWQDVLAEVVQERRPALVGYAYLFTADRSRAEDLVHDALVRTAGRARTLTDVHTAEGYVRQVIRTLFLDSARRQTSWRARLHLLADARDVPSPERAVTAGLDVRAALAELSPRERACVVLRHVDDLTVADVAAELGLSTGAVKRYLSDGTAKLRAALGPDAGDEVPAATTFLTISPTGRTDR; via the coding sequence GTGAACCGCTGGCAGGACGTCCTGGCGGAGGTCGTGCAGGAGCGGCGGCCGGCGCTCGTCGGGTACGCGTACCTGTTCACCGCGGACCGCTCGCGCGCCGAGGACCTCGTGCACGACGCGCTCGTGCGCACCGCGGGCCGGGCGCGCACGCTGACCGACGTGCACACCGCCGAGGGCTACGTGCGCCAGGTGATCCGCACGCTGTTCCTCGACTCGGCACGCCGGCAGACGTCCTGGCGGGCGAGGCTGCACCTGCTCGCGGACGCCCGCGACGTCCCGTCACCCGAGCGCGCCGTCACCGCGGGGCTCGACGTGCGGGCGGCGCTCGCGGAGCTGTCGCCGCGGGAGCGCGCGTGCGTGGTGCTGCGCCACGTCGACGACCTCACCGTCGCCGACGTCGCCGCCGAGCTCGGCCTGAGCACGGGCGCGGTGAAGCGGTACCTGTCCGACGGGACCGCGAAGCTGCGGGCCGCACTGGGGCCGGACGCCGGCGACGAGGTGCCGGCCGCCACGACCTTCCTGACGATCAGCCCCACCGGGAGGACCGACCGATGA
- a CDS encoding aminoacyl-tRNA deacylase, with protein sequence MAQDPQPETAPAEPRTPGEERATAALDAAGIDYRVVRHGPVRSLTEAAEVRGIDPAGIVKTLVVRRAEDDYLFVLVPGDRAISWPKLRALLGVTRMSMPDAATALAVTGYERGTITPFGSTHAWPVVADERVPGRPASIGGGAHGVSATVDGDDLVLALGATVADVTEPEPPR encoded by the coding sequence ATGGCACAGGACCCGCAGCCCGAGACCGCGCCGGCCGAGCCCCGCACGCCCGGCGAGGAGCGGGCGACCGCCGCGCTCGACGCCGCCGGGATCGACTACCGGGTGGTCCGCCACGGCCCGGTCCGCTCGCTCACCGAGGCGGCCGAGGTCCGGGGCATCGACCCCGCGGGCATCGTCAAGACGCTCGTCGTGCGCCGCGCGGAGGACGACTACCTGTTCGTGCTGGTGCCCGGCGACCGCGCGATCTCGTGGCCGAAGCTGCGCGCGCTGCTCGGCGTCACGCGCATGTCGATGCCCGACGCGGCGACCGCGCTCGCCGTCACGGGGTACGAGCGGGGGACGATCACGCCGTTCGGGTCGACGCACGCGTGGCCGGTCGTCGCCGACGAGCGCGTCCCGGGCCGGCCCGCGTCGATCGGCGGCGGGGCGCACGGCGTCTCCGCGACCGTCGACGGCGACGACCTCGTGCTGGCGCTCGGCGCGACGGTCGCGGACGTGACGGAGCCCGAGCCGCCGCGCTGA
- a CDS encoding PP2C family protein-serine/threonine phosphatase: MNDHGGPGVALDGVLDAVEDASPVQAVEAATRALADGLGASSVSFLIADLSGRALVRLSRVDADTGHGADQDDARSDGGERAVSEPLDGDVGARALRTQSVQVLRSEAEPGASESWTVLAPVTERGEALGLLELVLPAEPDAAQVAQITRTAHLLGFVVVASRRHTDLFEWAQRSTPYSLSAEIQRRLLPLGYTCEAGSFTLSAWLEPSASVGGDTYDYSLARDVLHLSMTDAMGHGVASALLATLCVGALRNARRHGLSLLEQADAANAALCAHQATVAGEGFATGLLGRLDLVTGVLELVNAGHALPYLLRDGAVQSLELPSHVPLGMFPETSYATTEVALSPGDRLVLVTDGMLERNAEDLDLPALIASTAHLHPREATRDLTDRVLEATGQALTDDATLLVLDWHAQHGRGRHTHAGTPA; encoded by the coding sequence GTGAATGACCACGGAGGCCCGGGCGTGGCGCTCGACGGCGTGCTGGATGCGGTGGAGGACGCCTCACCGGTGCAGGCGGTCGAGGCCGCGACCCGCGCTCTGGCGGACGGGCTCGGTGCCTCGTCGGTGTCGTTCTTGATCGCGGACCTGTCCGGTCGTGCCCTCGTGCGCCTCTCGCGCGTCGACGCCGACACCGGCCACGGCGCGGACCAGGACGACGCTCGCAGCGACGGTGGGGAGCGGGCGGTCAGCGAGCCGCTCGACGGGGACGTGGGTGCCCGGGCCCTGCGGACCCAGTCGGTCCAGGTGCTGCGGTCCGAAGCCGAGCCGGGGGCGAGCGAGAGCTGGACGGTGCTCGCTCCGGTGACCGAGCGGGGTGAGGCGCTCGGTCTGCTGGAGCTCGTGCTGCCGGCCGAGCCGGACGCCGCGCAGGTCGCGCAGATCACGAGGACGGCTCACCTGCTGGGGTTCGTCGTCGTGGCGAGCAGGCGGCACACGGACCTGTTCGAGTGGGCGCAGCGCAGCACGCCCTACTCGTTGTCCGCGGAGATCCAGCGCCGGCTGCTGCCGCTGGGTTACACGTGCGAGGCCGGGTCGTTCACCCTCTCGGCGTGGCTGGAGCCGTCGGCGAGCGTCGGCGGGGACACCTACGACTACAGCCTGGCCCGCGACGTGCTGCACCTGTCGATGACGGACGCGATGGGCCACGGGGTCGCGAGCGCCCTGCTGGCGACCCTGTGCGTCGGTGCCCTGCGCAACGCGCGCCGGCACGGGCTCTCGCTGCTCGAGCAGGCCGACGCCGCGAACGCGGCTCTGTGCGCCCACCAGGCCACGGTCGCCGGCGAGGGGTTCGCGACCGGGCTGCTGGGCCGCCTGGACCTGGTGACCGGGGTGCTCGAGCTCGTCAACGCCGGGCACGCCCTCCCGTACCTGCTGCGGGACGGCGCCGTGCAGAGCCTCGAGCTGCCGTCGCACGTGCCGCTCGGGATGTTCCCCGAGACGAGCTACGCGACGACGGAGGTGGCGTTGAGCCCGGGGGACCGGCTGGTGCTCGTGACCGACGGGATGCTCGAGCGCAACGCCGAGGACCTGGACCTGCCGGCGCTGATCGCCTCGACCGCGCACCTGCACCCGCGCGAGGCGACCCGCGACCTGACCGACCGGGTCCTCGAGGCGACGGGCCAGGCGCTCACCGACGACGCCACGCTGCTCGTCCTGGACTGGCACGCCCAGCACGGCCGCGGCCGTCACACCCACGCCGGCACCCCCGCCTGA
- a CDS encoding family 43 glycosylhydrolase codes for MTRHLRRSARVAAATAALLAAALAAPVGASALAGNPAAAPAPAAVPAVTSSVAPTPAALAEDPTGGKTVVGQTSPIHDPALVIEGDTWYVFSTGRVNRENGGTIQIATSHDAGTTWEYSGTIWREIPAWLDERLPGLDNLWAPEVYEHEGTYYLYYSASVFGTNTSLTALATNTTLDPTDPDYEWVDQGEVVSSPVVGLPNGATFNAIDAGIVEGADGTPWMAIGSFWYGIWLVELEWPSGKPVANWRETAVNIADRFMPGNPIEAPYIYEHDGYYYLFVSFDRCCQGGDSTYKVAVGRATDVTGPYLDKEGRDLFGGGGSVVLDAHGAIVGPGGQSVADGYLAFHYYDASNEQIPFFPTLGIQKIAWVDGWPTFDQTVELPTVTTQPQDVTAAPGDRVELTVAGTGTPRPVAVWETSADGGATWTTVEAQPVTGADGTSTLVLDAATAADDGRSWRAVLHNPHGTATSEVATLTVTAPAPPVVTRHPRAVTAAKDSTASFTAAASGSPAPSARWEVSRNGGRSWAPVPGARVTSAATGYGTTSTLTLTAHQGLTGTRYRAVFTGAGETATTAAATLTVRPERRS; via the coding sequence GTGACGCGTCACCTCCGCAGGTCCGCCCGGGTCGCCGCCGCGACCGCCGCCCTCCTCGCCGCCGCTCTCGCCGCACCCGTCGGCGCGTCCGCGCTCGCCGGGAACCCGGCCGCCGCCCCGGCGCCCGCCGCCGTCCCCGCCGTCACGTCCTCCGTCGCCCCGACCCCGGCCGCTCTCGCCGAGGACCCGACCGGCGGCAAGACCGTCGTCGGCCAGACGTCCCCGATCCACGACCCCGCGCTCGTGATCGAGGGCGACACCTGGTACGTCTTCTCGACGGGCCGGGTCAACCGCGAGAACGGCGGCACGATCCAGATCGCCACCTCGCACGACGCCGGCACCACGTGGGAGTACTCCGGCACGATCTGGCGCGAGATCCCCGCGTGGCTCGACGAGCGCCTCCCGGGGCTCGACAACCTGTGGGCGCCCGAGGTCTACGAGCACGAGGGCACCTACTACCTCTACTACTCGGCGTCGGTCTTCGGCACCAACACGTCGCTCACCGCGCTCGCGACGAACACCACCCTCGACCCGACCGACCCGGACTACGAGTGGGTCGACCAGGGCGAGGTCGTCTCGAGCCCGGTCGTCGGCCTGCCGAACGGCGCGACGTTCAACGCGATCGACGCCGGCATCGTGGAGGGCGCCGACGGCACTCCGTGGATGGCGATCGGCTCGTTCTGGTACGGCATCTGGCTCGTCGAGCTCGAGTGGCCGAGCGGCAAGCCCGTCGCGAACTGGCGTGAGACGGCCGTGAACATCGCGGACCGCTTCATGCCCGGCAACCCGATCGAGGCGCCGTACATCTACGAGCACGACGGGTACTACTACCTGTTCGTGTCGTTCGACCGCTGCTGCCAGGGCGGGGACAGCACCTACAAGGTCGCCGTCGGGCGCGCCACGGACGTCACCGGCCCCTACCTCGACAAGGAGGGCCGCGACCTGTTCGGCGGTGGCGGCTCTGTGGTGCTCGACGCGCACGGCGCGATCGTCGGTCCCGGCGGGCAGTCCGTCGCCGACGGCTACCTCGCGTTCCACTACTACGACGCGTCGAACGAGCAGATCCCGTTCTTCCCGACGCTCGGGATCCAGAAGATCGCCTGGGTCGACGGCTGGCCGACGTTCGACCAGACCGTCGAGCTCCCCACCGTCACGACGCAGCCGCAGGACGTCACCGCCGCCCCGGGCGACCGCGTCGAGCTGACCGTGGCCGGCACGGGCACCCCGCGCCCCGTCGCGGTGTGGGAGACGTCGGCGGACGGCGGCGCGACGTGGACGACGGTCGAGGCGCAGCCCGTCACCGGGGCCGACGGCACGTCGACCCTCGTGCTCGACGCCGCCACCGCGGCCGACGACGGCCGGTCGTGGCGCGCCGTGCTGCACAACCCGCACGGCACCGCGACGAGCGAGGTGGCGACCCTGACGGTCACCGCCCCGGCACCGCCGGTGGTCACGCGCCACCCGCGTGCCGTCACCGCGGCGAAGGACTCGACGGCGTCGTTCACCGCGGCGGCGTCCGGGTCGCCGGCGCCGTCCGCGCGGTGGGAGGTGTCACGCAACGGCGGACGCTCCTGGGCACCGGTGCCCGGGGCGCGCGTGACGTCGGCGGCCACCGGCTACGGCACGACCAGCACGCTCACGCTCACCGCGCACCAGGGGCTCACCGGGACGCGCTACCGAGCGGTGTTCACCGGCGCCGGCGAGACCGCCACGACCGCCGCTGCGACGCTCACCGTGCGCCCGGAGCGCCGGTCGTAG
- a CDS encoding STAS domain-containing protein: MGLIEQAEATGGIDVVSSGGRTCVRMWGEVDGGLRDQASASMALALATTDPVVVDATDVRFIDSSGLAFILQLHLAAAESGQAVTLRDPHRAVLELLEMIGMGEAILLEDVAPADGATTS, encoded by the coding sequence ATGGGGCTGATCGAGCAGGCCGAGGCCACGGGCGGGATCGACGTGGTGAGCTCCGGCGGACGCACCTGCGTCCGGATGTGGGGCGAGGTCGACGGAGGCCTCCGCGACCAGGCGAGCGCGTCGATGGCCCTCGCGCTCGCGACGACGGACCCGGTCGTGGTCGACGCGACGGACGTGCGCTTCATCGACTCGTCGGGGCTCGCGTTCATCCTCCAGCTGCACCTCGCCGCGGCGGAGTCGGGGCAGGCCGTGACGCTGCGCGACCCCCACCGCGCGGTCCTCGAGCTGCTCGAGATGATCGGCATGGGCGAGGCGATCCTCCTCGAGGACGTCGCCCCGGCCGACGGCGCCACGACGTCCTGA
- a CDS encoding exonuclease SbcCD subunit D encodes MRLLHTSDWHLGRTLHGVDLLDHQAAYLEHLVDVVRTDPVDAVLVAGDVYDRAIPPVEAVQLLSATLARLAEHTTVVLTPGNHDSAARLGFGAELMRERVRVRAQVGDLATPVVLPSDDGDALVYALPYLDPDVVRHRLDAPARSHESVMTAATALVRADLARRAAEASAAGRPAPRSVVMAHAFVIGGEPSDSERDIRVGGVDHVPAGVFHGVDYVALGHLHGPQLVGGAGGAGGGSGTDAAGRTDGADRTDGADRAGRAGGTGGAGGVHPVLRYSGSPLAYSFSELRQAKSTTLVELPPGGGAPIVTLLPAPVPRRLAELSGPLEDLLGPAGAAHTEDWLRVTVTDAHRPPDLFRRVRERFAHALVIQHRPPERTGTERAATQVTAAHDPLEVAAEFVAHVCGAEPTEAERTVLRRAYEDVVALDRSA; translated from the coding sequence ATGCGGCTCCTGCACACCTCCGACTGGCACCTGGGCCGCACCCTGCACGGCGTCGACCTGCTCGACCACCAGGCCGCGTACCTCGAGCACCTCGTCGACGTCGTGCGCACCGACCCGGTCGACGCGGTGCTCGTCGCCGGCGACGTCTACGACCGCGCGATCCCGCCCGTCGAGGCCGTCCAGCTCCTCTCCGCGACGCTCGCGCGCCTCGCGGAGCACACGACCGTCGTCCTGACCCCCGGCAACCACGACTCCGCGGCGCGGCTCGGCTTCGGCGCCGAGCTCATGCGCGAGCGCGTGCGGGTCCGCGCGCAGGTCGGCGACCTCGCGACGCCCGTCGTGCTCCCCTCGGACGACGGCGACGCGCTCGTGTACGCGCTGCCGTACCTCGACCCCGACGTCGTGCGGCACCGGCTCGACGCGCCCGCCCGGTCGCACGAGTCGGTCATGACCGCGGCGACGGCGCTCGTGCGCGCCGACCTGGCCCGCCGGGCCGCCGAGGCGTCCGCCGCGGGCCGGCCCGCCCCGCGCTCGGTCGTGATGGCGCACGCGTTCGTGATCGGCGGGGAGCCGAGCGACTCCGAGCGCGACATCCGCGTCGGCGGCGTGGACCACGTGCCCGCCGGGGTCTTCCACGGGGTCGACTACGTCGCGCTCGGGCACCTGCACGGTCCGCAGCTCGTGGGTGGTGCAGGCGGGGCCGGCGGCGGGAGCGGGACCGACGCGGCGGGCAGGACTGACGGCGCGGACCGGACCGACGGCGCTGACCGGGCCGGCAGGGCGGGCGGGACCGGCGGTGCGGGCGGTGTCCACCCGGTGCTGCGGTACTCGGGCTCTCCGCTCGCCTACTCCTTCTCCGAGCTCCGCCAGGCCAAGTCCACGACGCTCGTCGAGCTGCCCCCCGGCGGCGGCGCACCCATCGTGACCCTGCTCCCGGCGCCCGTGCCGCGCCGCCTCGCCGAGCTGTCCGGCCCGCTCGAGGACCTGCTCGGCCCGGCCGGCGCGGCGCACACCGAGGACTGGCTGCGCGTGACCGTCACGGACGCGCACCGGCCGCCCGACCTGTTCCGCCGCGTCCGCGAGCGGTTCGCGCACGCGCTCGTGATTCAGCACCGGCCGCCCGAGCGCACGGGTACGGAGCGCGCCGCGACGCAGGTCACCGCGGCGCACGACCCGCTCGAGGTGGCGGCGGAGTTCGTCGCGCACGTGTGCGGCGCCGAGCCGACGGAGGCCGAGCGGACCGTCCTGCGGCGCGCGTACGAGGACGTCGTCGCGCTGGACCGGAGCGCCTGA
- a CDS encoding AAA family ATPase yields the protein MYLRTLTLQAIGPFAGRFTVDFAQLGASGLFLLEGPTGAGKSTLIDAIVFALYGKVASASTSEDRLRSGFAGPDDESVVDLVFETSAGVFRVRRTPAYDRPKKRGTGTARQQATVKLWRLPAESPAEAGGGDLAGPGAAPEGEIVSTRLDEAGAELQRVVGLDRAQFVQTIVLPQGEFASFLRADPEHRRGLLQKIFGTEVYERLQRRLEELRREALRATGEARAQLVTATAHFVGAAGLDGESADELRALADDAALETADAARRCAGLLEAGSLEASAWDTEARRALTEAETRVGAAERTVELLTRRAALRAERDELAARADEHTEEVARRDRARRAAVVRALLAGVDAALTEVASAEKAVHAAVDAAPAGLVPQHARVFGLLGHRAATLPGDAEDAHGHAGPALTHELEAERARAADLAATLARLTELESGLPDRRRGVEDLRTTLAASRAERARLTEELATRPVERAEIVAAVEGARGLVAELPGRRAQLTAAEQVLAAVRTSERTRTDLEAVTRRRDAAAQAARTAVEREAAVRAARIAGIAGELAATLADDEPCPVCGGTEHPAKAALSPDHASAEEVEAAEHARVSATGVLDERAAEVATLTERLAGLREQAGDLTPAEAQDRLDEARLLVTMAHDGVAALGRAEAALVAHDDETERARSARAELETLCASEAERLTAREQEVARDEREVLDARGDHPTVAARRAAQLVRVEAATTVLDALTAVAQARADRGRRRAELADAVTEQGFLDTDDVRSALLRADELAALDARVQRHDAAVLRVRDALADPALAGLPEDAAAATDARREVEEARATCEGCRSAASAAAGAAAVAEQQAALAGSALAQVEAAVATLARAHADAGPVLRMANLATASGSDNSRALTLATYVLVRRFEDVVAAANDRLLLMSDGRYELVRSDEREDVRTRRTGLSMRVVDHSTGLERDPRTLSGGETFYVSLCLALGMADVVTAEAGGMDLGTLFVDEGFGSLDPHTLDVVLAELGRLRAGGRVIGVVSHVETLKQSIADRIEVRHLPDGSSTLSVRAG from the coding sequence ATGTACCTGCGCACGCTCACGCTCCAGGCCATCGGCCCGTTCGCGGGGCGGTTCACGGTCGACTTCGCGCAGCTCGGCGCGTCCGGGCTCTTCCTGCTCGAGGGCCCCACGGGCGCGGGCAAGTCGACGCTCATCGACGCGATCGTGTTCGCGCTGTACGGCAAGGTCGCCTCGGCGTCGACGAGCGAGGACCGGCTGCGGTCCGGGTTCGCGGGGCCCGACGACGAGAGCGTCGTCGACCTCGTGTTCGAGACGTCCGCCGGGGTCTTCCGCGTGCGCCGCACCCCCGCGTACGACCGACCGAAGAAGCGCGGCACGGGCACCGCGCGCCAGCAGGCCACCGTGAAGCTGTGGCGGCTGCCGGCCGAGAGCCCGGCGGAGGCGGGCGGCGGCGACCTCGCGGGTCCGGGGGCCGCCCCCGAGGGGGAGATCGTCTCGACCCGGCTCGACGAGGCCGGCGCCGAGCTGCAGCGCGTGGTGGGCCTCGACCGCGCGCAGTTCGTGCAGACGATCGTGCTGCCGCAGGGCGAGTTCGCGAGCTTCCTGCGCGCCGACCCCGAGCACCGCCGCGGGCTGCTGCAGAAGATCTTCGGCACGGAGGTCTACGAGCGGCTGCAGCGTCGGCTCGAGGAGCTGCGCCGTGAGGCGCTGCGCGCGACCGGTGAGGCGCGCGCGCAGCTCGTCACGGCGACCGCGCACTTCGTCGGCGCGGCCGGGCTCGACGGCGAGAGCGCAGACGAGCTGCGCGCGCTGGCCGACGACGCCGCGCTCGAGACCGCCGACGCCGCTCGCCGGTGCGCCGGGCTGCTCGAGGCGGGGTCGCTCGAGGCGTCGGCGTGGGACACCGAGGCGCGCCGCGCCCTGACCGAGGCCGAGACCCGGGTCGGGGCGGCCGAGCGGACCGTCGAGCTGCTCACGCGCCGCGCCGCGCTGCGGGCCGAGCGGGACGAGCTCGCCGCACGGGCGGACGAGCACACCGAGGAGGTCGCCCGCCGGGACCGGGCTCGCCGTGCCGCGGTGGTCCGGGCGCTGCTCGCCGGTGTCGACGCCGCGCTCACCGAGGTCGCGAGCGCCGAGAAGGCCGTGCACGCCGCGGTCGACGCCGCACCGGCGGGTCTCGTGCCGCAGCACGCCCGCGTGTTCGGGCTGCTCGGGCACCGCGCGGCGACGCTCCCCGGCGACGCCGAGGACGCGCACGGCCACGCCGGCCCCGCGCTGACCCACGAGCTCGAGGCCGAGCGGGCGCGCGCGGCCGATCTCGCGGCGACGCTCGCGCGGCTCACGGAGCTCGAGTCCGGGCTGCCGGACCGCCGCCGCGGCGTCGAGGACCTCCGGACGACGCTCGCGGCGTCCCGCGCCGAGCGCGCGCGGCTGACCGAGGAGCTCGCGACGCGCCCGGTCGAGCGCGCCGAGATCGTCGCGGCCGTCGAGGGTGCGCGCGGGCTCGTCGCCGAGCTGCCCGGCCGGCGCGCGCAGCTCACCGCCGCCGAGCAGGTCCTCGCGGCGGTCCGGACGAGCGAGCGGACGCGCACCGACCTCGAGGCCGTCACGCGGCGCCGCGACGCCGCCGCGCAGGCCGCCCGGACCGCCGTCGAGCGCGAGGCCGCCGTGCGCGCCGCCCGGATCGCGGGCATCGCCGGGGAGCTCGCCGCGACGCTCGCCGACGACGAGCCGTGCCCGGTCTGCGGCGGGACGGAGCACCCGGCCAAGGCCGCGCTGAGCCCCGACCACGCGAGCGCCGAGGAGGTCGAGGCCGCCGAGCACGCCCGCGTCTCGGCGACCGGCGTGCTCGACGAGCGCGCAGCCGAGGTCGCGACGCTCACCGAGCGCCTCGCGGGCCTGCGCGAGCAGGCGGGCGACCTCACGCCGGCCGAGGCGCAGGACCGGCTCGACGAGGCGCGGCTGCTCGTCACCATGGCCCACGACGGCGTCGCGGCGCTCGGACGTGCGGAGGCGGCCCTCGTCGCGCACGACGACGAGACCGAGCGCGCCCGGTCCGCCCGGGCCGAGCTCGAGACGCTGTGCGCGTCCGAGGCGGAGCGCCTCACGGCCCGCGAGCAGGAGGTCGCCCGCGACGAGCGCGAGGTGCTCGACGCCCGCGGCGACCACCCGACGGTGGCTGCCCGGCGCGCCGCGCAGCTCGTGCGCGTCGAAGCGGCGACCACCGTGCTCGACGCGCTCACGGCCGTCGCCCAGGCCCGCGCCGACCGGGGCCGGCGACGCGCCGAGCTCGCGGACGCCGTGACCGAGCAGGGCTTCCTGGACACCGACGACGTGCGCTCGGCGCTGCTGCGCGCCGACGAGCTGGCCGCGCTCGACGCGCGCGTCCAGCGGCACGACGCGGCGGTGCTGCGGGTGCGCGACGCGCTCGCCGACCCCGCCCTGGCCGGTCTGCCCGAGGACGCGGCCGCCGCCACGGACGCCCGGCGCGAGGTCGAGGAGGCCCGCGCAACCTGCGAGGGGTGCCGCTCCGCCGCCTCGGCCGCGGCCGGTGCGGCCGCCGTCGCCGAGCAGCAGGCCGCGCTCGCCGGCTCCGCGCTCGCGCAGGTCGAGGCCGCCGTCGCCACGCTGGCCCGCGCGCACGCCGACGCCGGTCCGGTCCTGCGGATGGCGAACCTCGCCACGGCGAGCGGCTCGGACAACTCCCGCGCGCTCACGCTCGCGACGTACGTGCTGGTCCGCCGCTTCGAGGACGTCGTCGCCGCCGCGAACGACCGCCTGCTCCTGATGTCCGACGGGCGCTACGAGCTCGTGCGCAGCGACGAGCGCGAGGACGTGCGCACGCGCCGCACCGGGCTGTCGATGCGGGTCGTCGACCACTCGACGGGCCTCGAGCGCGACCCGCGGACCCTCTCGGGCGGCGAGACGTTCTACGTGTCGCTGTGCCTCGCGCTGGGCATGGCCGACGTGGTCACCGCCGAGGCGGGGGGCATGGACCTCGGGACGCTGTTCGTCGACGAGGGCTTCGGCTCGCTCGACCCCCACACGCTCGACGTGGTGCTCGCCGAGCTCGGGCGGCTGCGCGCCGGGGGCCGCGTGATCGGCGTGGTGTCGCACGTCGAGACGCTCAAGCAGTCGATCGCCGACCGGATCGAGGTCCGGCACCTGCCGGACGGGTCGAGCACGCTCTCGGTCCGCGCGGGCTGA